TACCCTGAAGAAGAATAACCGCAGGTAAAGACCTGTTATTTACCTTATCAGAAGCCTCTCCCATTTCCGACATCTTAATGACTCCTATAACACTTGAAAGGGACAGTACGACAACCAGTATGAGAGCTGCACTAATTATTTTTTTCTTTAACGTTAATTTAAACATCCTTATCTTCCTTCCCGTGACTGGTCTCATATCATCCCCGCTGAGCTTTCCAGTATATGCGTATTTGGCGCAACAGCTCAGTCTTATCTATCTTTCCACTAATGTAGCTTTGGATAGATGCTCCTGTGATGGCCCTATGATCAGGTGGAAGTGTTGCCATAAACGGCAGCGTCTTTCCGCTCGACAAATATGACTTGATCGATTTACTCAAGGGATCGGTAGGCACCAAGTCAATACTCTTGAAGGCCGGTATAACATTGGCCTTGTTGACCAAAAGTTCCTGTCCGGACTTTTCGTATACCAGCCAGTTTAAAAATTTCTTGGCTTCCTCTTGCTGCTGAGGCGTGGTAGCTGTGGAGTCGATGAATACATACTTTGTCACACCAACTGTGATCTTTGAATTGTTTGGATCATTCGTATTATCATTTAACGGAAGAGGCAAAAAACCGTATTCCTCATTTGCCGTATCATTGCTCTTTATTCCATTCCAAGCCCAGTTACCCATAAACCAAAGCCCTACCTTGCCCTCTCCCAAAGCTTTGGCTCCATCGTCATACGTACTGTCCAAAGGCGAGTGCTTATTGATGCTGTTATCCTTGAGCAGGTCTAAAGTTTGTACCCATCCAGACATTACACTGTTTTGGGACAAATCGATGGAGTTGATCTGCATACCTTTAACAAACTCTGGAAAACCTTCGGGTTGAACAGAATAAGACAGAGCTAAAAGATGAGAGCCGAGAGACCAGTCCATTGGTGAAAGCATGACCGGTGCTACTCCCGACTGCTGAATCTTAGCCATTAATGAGTTAAGGCTGCTTCTACTTTGCACCGAAAAAGGATCAAAAGAACCCCCTGTTGCCTTGTCCAATACTTTTTTGTTATAGATTAATCCATAGCCTTCCACTGCAAATGGAAATCCCAGCACAGCATCGTTTTTCTTAACGGCGTCAAGTCCATTTTCTATCGTATCGGCTACCCACTTCTCTTTACTTAAATCAACGGCTTTATCCAGGAATGTCTGCGTGTCTCCCGGGTCAAGCATCGACATCGTTGCTGGACTTCCTGAGCCGTACATCGACATCAGCTTTTGATATGCAGACGTTCCCTCTGGAGCAGTAATAATTTCTAAAGATACTTCCGGATGCTCTTGATTGTATTGTTTTGCCACTTCTTCCAATTGGGTTTTTATTTCAGATTTGGAATTCAAAAATGTAATCTTAGTCGTCTGCTCTGATACTGGTGATGCTGAACAACCTATAAACATCAATAAACATGCTAGAGAAATCGCAACTTTTAGCTGTTTTCTCATTAACTTTCCCCCTAAAGATTTACTTTGTAAATTTTATGAACAATATTCAATGTTATCGACATAATTCCCCAGGGAGATTAGGAGTTTTTAGTTGGTAAATATCGGAAATCAGATTGAATAGTACAAACTGGTTGTTACGTTCAGTTAATGAATAGGAAAGCGCAACTAATTTTATCCAGTCGCGTCTGAATAGGGTGAAAAGTTGCTACGCAACAAATTTATTTAAAAAAGGAGAAGTCATTTATGAACAAAGCATTCTTTGTTTTTTTTCTTGCTATCTTTTTATGTATTTCATCGTCCACTACATATGCAGCACAAAATCAAATCAAAATTGACGGTGTGGCTATTGCAACCGATGCGAAGCCAGAAATGAAGAACAAACGTACAATGGTACCTTTACGTGTTATTAGCGAAAGTTTGGGGGCTAGCGTCGAGTGGTCCG
This window of the Paenibacillus polymyxa genome carries:
- a CDS encoding ABC transporter substrate-binding protein; translation: MRKQLKVAISLACLLMFIGCSASPVSEQTTKITFLNSKSEIKTQLEEVAKQYNQEHPEVSLEIITAPEGTSAYQKLMSMYGSGSPATMSMLDPGDTQTFLDKAVDLSKEKWVADTIENGLDAVKKNDAVLGFPFAVEGYGLIYNKKVLDKATGGSFDPFSVQSRSSLNSLMAKIQQSGVAPVMLSPMDWSLGSHLLALSYSVQPEGFPEFVKGMQINSIDLSQNSVMSGWVQTLDLLKDNSINKHSPLDSTYDDGAKALGEGKVGLWFMGNWAWNGIKSNDTANEEYGFLPLPLNDNTNDPNNSKITVGVTKYVFIDSTATTPQQQEEAKKFLNWLVYEKSGQELLVNKANVIPAFKSIDLVPTDPLSKSIKSYLSSGKTLPFMATLPPDHRAITGASIQSYISGKIDKTELLRQIRIYWKAQRG